The genomic DNA CCCGTGAAGTTCGTCGCCTACGCCGCCGGTTATGCGACGGGCACCATGCTGGGCGTGAGCATCGAGCGGTGGCTGGCCATCGGCGAGTCGATCATGCGCGTCGTCACCCCCGTAGACAGCCCGGCCATCGAGGACCAGCTGCGCCAGGCCGGCTACTACGTGACCGTGCTCAACGCGCGGGGCCGCGACGGCGACGTGCGCGTGTCGTTCTCCGTGATCCCCCGCCGCAAGATCCCGGAACTGCTCAAGCTGCTCGACTCGGTCAACCC from Trueperaceae bacterium includes the following:
- a CDS encoding DUF5698 domain-containing protein; protein product: MSELVALLLPALLIFCLRIVDVSLGTLRIGFLVRGQRRLAGLFGFFESLVWLVAAAQVLSNLDSPVKFVAYAAGYATGTMLGVSIERWLAIGESIMRVVTPVDSPAIEDQLRQAGYYVTVLNARGRDGDVRVSFSVIPRRKIPELLKLLDSVNPSAFVTFENTTPVRLAAGRLRK